The Glycine soja cultivar W05 chromosome 8, ASM419377v2, whole genome shotgun sequence genome has a window encoding:
- the LOC114424063 gene encoding uncharacterized protein LOC114424063, with the protein MAEYEACALGIKAAIDFNVKLLKVYGDLALVIHQLKGEWETRDHKLIPYQAYIKKLMEFFDDISFHHIPREENQMVDVLATLASMFQLTPHGDLPHIEFRCRGKPAHCCLIEEEQDDKPWYFDIKRYVEDKEYPREASDNGKRMLQRLATGFFLSGGILYKKNHDMVLL; encoded by the coding sequence ATGGCAGAATACGAGGCATGTGCCCTTGGGATCAAAGCAGCAATTGACTTCAACGTTAAATTGCTCAAAGTATATGGAGACCTAGCCTTGGTGATCCatcagttgaaaggagaatgggagacTAGGGATCACAAATTGATACCTTATCAGGCCTACATCAAGAAATTGATGGAGTTCTTTGATGATATCTCCTTCCACCATATTCCCAGAGAGGAGAATCAAATGGTCGATGTGCTTGCCACTCTAGCATCCATGTTTCAGCTAACCCCACATGGAGACTTGCCGCACATTGAGTTCAGATGTCGTGGCAAGCCTGCACATTGCTGCTTGATAGAAGAGGAGCAAGACGATAAACCATGGTACTTCGACATTAAGCGATACGTCGAGGACAAGGAGTACCCACGGGAGGCTTCCGACAATGGCAAGAGGATGTTGCAAAGGTTAGCAACTGGCTTCTTTTTAAGCGGAGGTATCTTGTACAAGAAAAATCATGATATGGTCTTGCTCTGA
- the LOC114424064 gene encoding troponin I 1-like, translating to MQVSMSNQKSTESAIKNLEVQVRQLAMQLVDRSSSSFTANTEKNPKEECKVVMTRRKREIHVDESETEKKMEEHKQQLAPKPALEPVSDFVELEEINEETEDDKEEETPIK from the coding sequence ATGCAGGTTTCTATGTCCAACCAAAAGAGCACAGAGTCTGCCATAAAGAATCTGGAGGTCCAAGTGAGACAACTTGCAATGCAATTGGTAGATAGATCATCAAGCAGTTTTACAGCTAATACAGAgaaaaatcccaaggaggagTGTAAAGTTGTGATGACTAGAAGAAAAAGGGAAATCCATGTGGATGAGAGTGAAactgagaagaagatggaggaacATAAACAACAGCTGGCACCTAAGCCAGCACTTGAACCCGTTTCTGATTTTGTAGAACTTGAAGAGATTAATGAGGAGACTGAAGATGATAAGGAAgaagagacaccaataaaatag